A window of Excalfactoria chinensis isolate bCotChi1 chromosome Z, bCotChi1.hap2, whole genome shotgun sequence contains these coding sequences:
- the ANKRD34B gene encoding ankyrin repeat domain-containing protein 34B — MNQTVELPTEGNSLIRAVYQSRLRLTRLLLEGGAYINESNNRGETPLMIACRTKHVDSQSVSKAKMVKYLLENKADPNIQDKSGKTALMHACLEKAGPEVVSLLLKSGADPSLQDHSDCSALVYAINSEDKETLKVLLNACRARGKEVIIITTDKSPSGRQTTKQYLNVPPADLEECHAPASCTSPSEIELKSSPPLSGSNGSKRALFSFKDLDHPRSTDHSQPRNSNSSDTGSRLAHLQHLQSEPWVKSSPSLLHQSKVSSLHAELRDVTPEEEPSSKAFALSKRFVTRHQSTDIKDNAYLLKTADQNGSKKLYEEMNSQTCYSEEEHFPSGFPGGEDENSSLGQISFISNLSSIIKKRNLGANHYSSDSQLTTTLHPVAAEDSKSVIGKKKIVSPSHSLFPSSRDLLEKIPSVPMSRRNETFLERRGSGALLLDKVAQSRPGFLPPLNVNLQPPIPAINFLHKVSGVISYGQKHLIPAAPASLSETKNTKMLLRRQSLQTEQMRQLVNF, encoded by the coding sequence ATGAATCAGACCGTGGAGCTGCCAACAGAAGGGAACTCCCTAATCAGAGCTGTCTACCAGAGTCGACTGCGACTCACCAGGCTGTTGTTGGAAGGTGGAGCCTACATCAATGAAAGTAACAACAGAGGTGAAACCCCCTTAATGATTGCGTGTAGGACAAAACACGTGGACTCCCAGAGTGTCAGCAAGGCAAAGATGGTTAAATATCTATTGGAAAACAAGGCAGATCCAAACATCCAGGACAAATCTGGGAAGACAGCCTTGATGCATGCTTGTCTAGAAAAGGCAGGGCCTGAGGTGGTTTCTCTGCTACTGAAAAGTGGAGCTGACCCAAGCCTACAAGATCACTCTGACTGCTCTGCGCTGGTGTATGCAATAAACTCAGAAGACAAAGAGACTCTGAAAGTTCTTCTCAATGCCTGTAGAGCAAGGGGAAAGGAGGTAATCATAATCACAACAGACAAGTCTCCATCAGGAAGGCAGACAACAAAACAGTACTTAAACGTGCCTCCTGCAGACCTTGAGGAATGCCATGCTCCAGCTTCCTGCACTTCCCCATCTGAAATAGAACTGAAATCATCACCCCCACTTTCAGGCTCAAATGGAAGTAAAAGGGCACTCTTCAGCTTTAAGGATCTGGATCATCCCAGAAGCACAGATCATTCGCAGCCGAGAAATTCAAATTCATCAGACACAGGATCCAGGCTGGCACATTTGCAGCACCTACAGTCTGAGCCGTGGGTAAAGAGCTCTCCTTCATTGCTTCACCAGAGTAAGGTTTCCTCTTTACATGCAGAGCTTCGTGATGTAACTCCAGAAGAAGAGCCCTCTTCTAAAGCCTTTGCCTTATCAAAGAGGTTTGTTACCAGACACCAAAGTACTGACATAAAAGACAATGCTTATTTACTGAAAACTGCTGATCAAAATGGATCAAAGAAGTTATACGAAGAGATGAACTCTCAGACTTGTTATAGTGAAGAGGAGCATTTTCCCAGCGGGTTTCCTGGGGGTGAGGATGAGAATTCTAGTTTGGGACAAATCAGCTTCATTTCAAACCTAAGCAGTATtatcaaaaaaagaaacttaGGAGCAAATCATTACAGCTCTGATTCTCAATTAACTACTACTCTGCATCCTGTTGCTGCAGAAGACAGTAAGTCAGTGATAGGAAAGAAGAAGATTGTTTCTCCATCTCACTCTTTGTTTCCAAGTTCTAGAGACTTACTGGAGAAAATACCTTCTGTTCCCATGAGCAGAAGAAATGAGACTTTTCTAGAAAGACGGGGTTCGGGAGCCTTACTGTTGGATAAAGTTGCTCAGTCAAGACCAGGTTTTCTTCCACCACTCAATGTGAATCTGCAGCCCCCAATTCCAGCTATTAATTTCTTACATAAGGTTTCTGGGGTGATTTCTTACGGGCAAAAACACTTAATACCAGCAGCACCTGCTTCCCTCAGCGagaccaaaaacacaaaaatgctaCTAAGGAGGCAGTCATTGCAGACGGAGCAGATGAGGCAATTAGTGAATTTTTGA
- the DHFR gene encoding dihydrofolate reductase isoform X2, with the protein MGKKTWFSIPEKNRPLKDRINIVLSRELREAPIGAHYLSKSLDDALALLDTPELKDKVDMVWIVGGTSVYKAAMEKPIDHRLFVTRILHEFESDTFFPEIDYKDFKLLTEYPGVPADIQEENGIQYKFEVYQKSVLAQ; encoded by the exons ATGGGTAAAAAAACCTGGTTCTCCATTCCTGAGAAGAATCGTCCTCTAAAAGACAGAATTAATATAGTGCTCAGCAGGGAGCTCAG GGAAGCTCCAATAGGAGCACATTATCTTTCTAAAAGCCTGGATGATGCCTTAGCTCTTTTGGACACACCAGAATTAAAAGATAAAGTAGACATGGTTTGGATTGTTGGAGGAACTTCAGTTTATAAG gCAGCAATGGAGAAGCCCATTGATCATCGACTGTTTGTGACAAGAATTTTGCATGAATTTGAAAGCGACACATTTTTTCCAGAAATTGACTACAAAGACTTCAAACTTCTCACAGA ATACCCAGGTGTGCCTGCTGATATTCAGGAAGAGAATGGCATCCAGTACAAATTTGAAGTGTATCAAAAATCTGTCTTGGCACaataa
- the DHFR gene encoding dihydrofolate reductase isoform X1: protein MVRSLNSIVAVCQNMGIGKDGNLPWPPLRNEYKYFQRMTSTSYVEGKQNALIMGKKTWFSIPEKNRPLKDRINIVLSRELREAPIGAHYLSKSLDDALALLDTPELKDKVDMVWIVGGTSVYKAAMEKPIDHRLFVTRILHEFESDTFFPEIDYKDFKLLTEYPGVPADIQEENGIQYKFEVYQKSVLAQ, encoded by the exons ATGGTGCGCTCGCTCAATTCCATCGTGGCTGTGTGTCAGAACATGGGCATCGGGAAGGACGGCAACCTGCCCTGGCCCCCGCTGAG GAATGAGTACAAGTACTTCCAGAGAATGACCAGCACCTCCTATGTGGAAG GTAAACAGAATGCACTGATAATGGGTAAAAAAACCTGGTTCTCCATTCCTGAGAAGAATCGTCCTCTAAAAGACAGAATTAATATAGTGCTCAGCAGGGAGCTCAG GGAAGCTCCAATAGGAGCACATTATCTTTCTAAAAGCCTGGATGATGCCTTAGCTCTTTTGGACACACCAGAATTAAAAGATAAAGTAGACATGGTTTGGATTGTTGGAGGAACTTCAGTTTATAAG gCAGCAATGGAGAAGCCCATTGATCATCGACTGTTTGTGACAAGAATTTTGCATGAATTTGAAAGCGACACATTTTTTCCAGAAATTGACTACAAAGACTTCAAACTTCTCACAGA ATACCCAGGTGTGCCTGCTGATATTCAGGAAGAGAATGGCATCCAGTACAAATTTGAAGTGTATCAAAAATCTGTCTTGGCACaataa